The Mailhella massiliensis DNA segment CGAGTGCCGGTTCCAGTCCGGCTATGGCGGCGAATCCGGCGCTTCCCACGGCAAGCATGGCCATACCGATGGGCACGCGGAGAAAAATGATGACGATAAGGGCGACAATACCGAGACAACCGGCCAAGACAGGACTCATATCATTCCCCATCCTTTATCATATGTCGAAACGAGATCGGAATGAGAAGCAGAAATGAAATAAGAAAAACACAGGCGACGGGCCACATGGGAATTCCGAGCATGGGGCTTGTCACCCCCATCTCCTTCACTTCCAGAATCTGATACCAGGACTGCCATGTCAGAAGCACGGCAAAGACCAGAACGATGATGTTGGACAGAATGCGGGAAAAAGCCTGGCCCGCCGACGGAAGCCGGTCGTAAATGATGTCCACACTGACATGTTCATTTTTAAAGGCACAGTACAGGCACGCCACGGGCGCGATGATGCCCATGCCTATTTCGGAAAGCTCATAGGAGGCGGCAATGGGCGAGTCGAAGAAGAAGCGGAGGGACACATCCAGTGCGGTAAGCAGAACCTGCATGAGCAGCACCGCTCCGCCGAAAGCCGTCAGCACCGCCACCAGACAGTCTAGGGCCTTTCTCATCATACATGCTCCGAAGGCCGCCGCTTCAGGAAAGCGGCGGCCGGTTGAAATTACTTCAGCATCATTTCAAGAATGGCGGGAGCGTTCTTCTTGCCCTTCTTTTCCATATCCTTCAGCCATTCCTCCCAGAGAGGACGTCCCGTCCTTTCGGACCAGCGCAGCCGTTCCTCATCGGAAAGGACAATGAGTTCCTTCATGTGAGGCAGACACTTGTCCTTGAGCTGCAGGGTATCGTAGGAGAAGTGTTCGGCCATGAACATGCTCCCGGCAAGGCCGGAATGCTTGTCGATGGCGGCCTTTGCCGCATCGGGCAGGCGTTCGTAGGAGGACTTGTTCATGGCAATGCAGAACACGGGAGCGCCGATGGGAATATTGGCCGTCGCGTATCCCGCCACATCATAGAAGCGGAAACCTTCCTGCACTTCCCAGTCACCGAGAAGACCGTCGATGATCCCCTTCTGCAGGCTGGTGTAGACGTCGGGCATGGCCATGACCACGGGAATGCCGCCCAGAGCCTTGACCCACGGCACATAGGGAACCGTGCAGCGTATCTTCATGCCCTTGATGTCTTCCAGCGTACGCACGGGCTTCTTTGAAATCAGAAGATTGGCGCTTTTCTCCAGCATCCACAGAGCGATGATTCTGTTGGCGGCAAAGGGCTTGCGCACGGAATCAAAGCTGTCGTACACCTTCCACAGAAGCGGCGTGCCGTCCATGGCGCCACGGTATCCCGTAAGGTCCAGTCCCGTGATCTCCAGCTCAGGGTTCATGCCGGCATACATGCCCATGGTGATCCAGCCCATATCCGCGATGCCGTTGCGTATGGCATTCCACACCTGCGGCCCCTTGGCCAGAGTCTGATTGGCGTAGAGATCTATTTTCAGCGTTCCCTGAGAGTCCTCTTCGATCTGCTTTATCCACGGTTTGACGGCATTTTCCGTGGTAAAGGCGTTTTCCGCGTTCTGCGTGGCGAACTTCAGCGTGACGGGCTCCGCCGACGCAGCGCCGGCCCACAGCAGAGACAACATCAGCGACAAGGCGGCCTTCTTCACAAATCGCATAACAACCTCCCGTTGTTCAAAAGTTACAGACTCTTCGGCTGATCAGGGTAATCAAAGTCATCCATGTAATACCGGTACGGTCTTACAGGATAACCCTCGGAACCGATGGGAACGGCCACATAAGAAAGATGCATGCCGCCTTCTCCCCGGCGTACGCGTATCCATTCCGGACTTCCTCCGCGAAGGGGATAATCCTCCCGGAAGTGCCCGCAGCGCGATTCCTTGCGGGCCAGCGAGGCGCGCAGGTACATTTCCGCCACAAGAGTCATACCCCGGGCTTCCATAAGTTTCATCAGATAGTGCGGATCCTGCGCCGCCATCTCGGGGACATATTCGTCCCGTATCTTTTCGAGCGTATGCAGAGCTCTGTTGAGACCATGCCCCGTCTTGAGTACGGAAACTTCCTCGGGCACCATCAGTTCCTGAATGGAGCGCACCACGTCCTTGGGCAGAATGCCGGACTTGCCGAGCTTCGAAGTCACCGGTCTGATTTCCTCCAGCGCATCGTCGACGGAAAAATCTCCGGACTCCGTATCCATTGCCTCACGGGCGGCAGCCTCTCCGGCGAAGCAGCCCGTCGTGCTCGTCATGCAGGTATCCCAGCCGCCCATGTACACGCCCGTATGCAGGCTGCTCGCGCGGCCGGCGGCGTACAGACCGGGAACACCGGTATTGCCGTCGAGACTCGTCTTCATGCCGCCGAACACATAGTGGAACTGCGGCATCCATTCCGTCTTCTGATGGAAGAAGTCTATGCCGAGAGCCTTCAGCTTGTCGGAGTTGAGGAGCATCCAGCCTCCGGTAGGCGTCATGACTCTCACGCCCTCTTCCGTCATGGTGCTCGTATCGAAGCTGGTGGGGCCGTTTCCGGCTCGGGTTTCCAGTACCATGCCGCGGATATTGTAATGCGGATCGGCCTTGGCTCCCCGAAGGGGCGAATACTTTTTCATGAAGTCCTCGCCCTTGTTGTTCACAAAACGCGCACCGTGCGGCAGCATACCGGTCTGCCCTTCCCAGGCGAAGGCTACGGGACAGGTCCAGTTCTGGAGAAATTCCATGTTCTGGAATTCGGCTCCGGCTTCATAGCCCAGCAGCGCGCCTTCCCCGCAGGAAGTATTGCTGAGGTAGGACATCTTGAATCCGCCGGTGTTGGTGCACAGAACCACCGCGCCGGCCTTGATCACGCAGGGCAGCCCGCTGCGGGTATGGAAGCCAGCCGCGCCTACCACGCGACCGTCGCGCTTGATGAGCTTTACAAGCTGGATATTGGACATGCGGCGCACGCCGCGGGCGCTGAGCTGATCGTACAGCGTATTGCAGGTATGCGGTCCGCCCTTGCCGTAAGGATGATAAAGGTAATAGCGCATGTATTTGAGACCGCGCTGCACCACAAAACGGAGCTTTCCGTTTTCATCCCTGGCGAAGATATGCCCCCAGCGTTCCAGATCGCAGAAACGCTCATAGGAGTGTTCCAGTATTTTGCGGACAAGAGGCTGATCGCACAGGCCGTCGTAGTAATACACCATTTCGTCCAGCAGATCTTCCACATGAAATTCCGGCTGCATGACGATCATGTCGCCGCCGCTCATCATGCCGAGTCCCCGCCAGTCGCGCGCAGCCTTGTCGACGATGAGCACATCCCTGGCCGTCGCCGCAGCCGTAAGGGCCGCCCAAGATCCGGAAAAACCGCCGCCGACGACCAGAACATCCGTCTTGTAGACAATGGGAGAAGACATATTAAAACCCTCCGAAATTGCGTTCCAG contains these protein-coding regions:
- a CDS encoding FAD-dependent oxidoreductase → MSSPIVYKTDVLVVGGGFSGSWAALTAAATARDVLIVDKAARDWRGLGMMSGGDMIVMQPEFHVEDLLDEMVYYYDGLCDQPLVRKILEHSYERFCDLERWGHIFARDENGKLRFVVQRGLKYMRYYLYHPYGKGGPHTCNTLYDQLSARGVRRMSNIQLVKLIKRDGRVVGAAGFHTRSGLPCVIKAGAVVLCTNTGGFKMSYLSNTSCGEGALLGYEAGAEFQNMEFLQNWTCPVAFAWEGQTGMLPHGARFVNNKGEDFMKKYSPLRGAKADPHYNIRGMVLETRAGNGPTSFDTSTMTEEGVRVMTPTGGWMLLNSDKLKALGIDFFHQKTEWMPQFHYVFGGMKTSLDGNTGVPGLYAAGRASSLHTGVYMGGWDTCMTSTTGCFAGEAAAREAMDTESGDFSVDDALEEIRPVTSKLGKSGILPKDVVRSIQELMVPEEVSVLKTGHGLNRALHTLEKIRDEYVPEMAAQDPHYLMKLMEARGMTLVAEMYLRASLARKESRCGHFREDYPLRGGSPEWIRVRRGEGGMHLSYVAVPIGSEGYPVRPYRYYMDDFDYPDQPKSL
- a CDS encoding TRAP transporter small permease, which produces MMRKALDCLVAVLTAFGGAVLLMQVLLTALDVSLRFFFDSPIAASYELSEIGMGIIAPVACLYCAFKNEHVSVDIIYDRLPSAGQAFSRILSNIIVLVFAVLLTWQSWYQILEVKEMGVTSPMLGIPMWPVACVFLISFLLLIPISFRHMIKDGE
- a CDS encoding TRAP transporter substrate-binding protein, which codes for MRFVKKAALSLMLSLLWAGAASAEPVTLKFATQNAENAFTTENAVKPWIKQIEEDSQGTLKIDLYANQTLAKGPQVWNAIRNGIADMGWITMGMYAGMNPELEITGLDLTGYRGAMDGTPLLWKVYDSFDSVRKPFAANRIIALWMLEKSANLLISKKPVRTLEDIKGMKIRCTVPYVPWVKALGGIPVVMAMPDVYTSLQKGIIDGLLGDWEVQEGFRFYDVAGYATANIPIGAPVFCIAMNKSSYERLPDAAKAAIDKHSGLAGSMFMAEHFSYDTLQLKDKCLPHMKELIVLSDEERLRWSERTGRPLWEEWLKDMEKKGKKNAPAILEMMLK